One Georgenia wutianyii DNA segment encodes these proteins:
- a CDS encoding response regulator transcription factor translates to MDRGSIRAVRTPATARFLPAVERADWERALKILDENWVEIWFAIDPTDLRSLVGAAPPDLLCSLDGASYVARATGHGAVDDLLEPHAVPGRDATPGELIRYIADLRLRGRPVEALAQVRRSQELVRAQRGGLLDGSGGTVAMWLVQAAITALLAGDASTARGFFLTACDAHRPDRFPFVVREATAKLALTHALSGDVREAAHLNDRARSLPRTESWVEAMVDDTIWLTDYICAVDTLDPSAEELRQARPSPLAHRELWPIALQAHVRHLVLTGRRRRAEELCDTVAAAVPPSAGSEGLLATALPDARTLIKLHGVHPSDLDGNAAHTDVSVLAHAVHLFASGQYRAVMQVELRAPRDERCRRALALLRAQATIADGRPAEGRHLLLQTVHEVLERRTYGTLRYLTRETLESIADTDDGARAIALVESAALPSVEVRAVLAAPLSEAEIDVLRLLRDGLTREEMATRLFLSVNTVKTQLRSAYRKLGVNRRPEALEKLALLEL, encoded by the coding sequence GTGGACCGAGGGTCGATCAGGGCGGTGCGCACACCCGCGACGGCGCGATTCCTGCCGGCGGTCGAGCGGGCCGACTGGGAACGGGCACTGAAGATCCTCGACGAGAACTGGGTGGAGATCTGGTTCGCGATCGACCCGACTGACCTGCGCAGCCTGGTGGGTGCGGCGCCGCCGGACCTCCTGTGCTCCCTCGACGGGGCCAGCTACGTCGCGCGCGCCACGGGCCACGGTGCCGTGGACGACCTGCTCGAGCCGCACGCCGTCCCGGGCCGCGACGCCACACCCGGCGAGCTCATCCGCTACATCGCCGACCTGCGCCTCCGGGGACGTCCCGTCGAGGCGCTGGCCCAGGTGCGCAGGAGCCAGGAGCTCGTCCGCGCGCAGCGGGGCGGTCTCCTCGACGGTTCCGGCGGGACGGTGGCGATGTGGCTCGTCCAGGCGGCCATCACGGCCCTGCTGGCCGGGGACGCGTCGACCGCCCGAGGCTTCTTCCTCACGGCGTGCGACGCCCACCGCCCGGACCGCTTCCCGTTCGTCGTGCGGGAGGCGACCGCCAAGCTCGCCCTGACCCACGCCCTCAGCGGGGACGTCAGGGAGGCTGCCCACCTCAACGACCGGGCGCGCAGCCTGCCCAGGACCGAGAGCTGGGTGGAGGCGATGGTGGACGACACGATCTGGCTGACCGACTACATCTGCGCCGTCGACACCCTCGACCCGAGCGCCGAGGAGCTGCGGCAGGCCCGGCCCTCCCCGCTGGCGCACCGCGAGCTGTGGCCGATCGCGCTTCAGGCGCACGTGCGGCACCTCGTGCTCACGGGTCGTCGGCGCCGGGCGGAGGAGCTGTGCGACACCGTCGCCGCGGCGGTCCCGCCGTCGGCCGGCAGCGAGGGGCTCCTGGCCACGGCGCTGCCTGATGCGCGGACCCTCATCAAGCTGCACGGTGTCCACCCGTCCGACCTGGACGGGAACGCCGCGCACACCGACGTGTCGGTGCTCGCCCACGCCGTCCACCTCTTCGCCTCCGGGCAGTACCGGGCCGTCATGCAGGTCGAGCTGCGGGCACCGCGCGACGAGCGCTGCCGCCGGGCGCTCGCCCTCCTCCGGGCACAGGCCACCATCGCCGACGGCCGGCCCGCCGAGGGCCGCCACCTGCTCCTGCAGACGGTGCACGAGGTGCTGGAGCGCCGCACCTACGGCACGCTGCGGTACCTGACGCGCGAGACTCTCGAGTCGATCGCCGACACCGACGACGGTGCCCGCGCGATCGCGCTCGTCGAGAGCGCGGCGCTGCCGTCCGTCGAGGTCCGGGCTGTCCTCGCGGCGCCGCTGTCGGAGGCGGAGATCGACGTGCTCCGCCTCCTGCGGGACGGTCTGACGAGGGAGGAGATGGCCACGCGCCTGTTCCTGTCCGTCAACACGGTCAAGACGCAGCTGCGATCGGCCTATCGCAAGCTCGGCGTCAACCGGCGCCCGGAGGCGCTGGAGAAGCTCGCCCTCCTGGAGCTGTGA
- a CDS encoding acyl-CoA carboxylase subunit epsilon translates to MSGDLSAAGLRVVRGTPDDVELAALVAGIVAARATRDDDAAAPAPVSPWADHARRLRPGPLPGPGSWRWSLHP, encoded by the coding sequence GTGAGCGGGGACCTCAGCGCCGCGGGGCTCCGGGTCGTGCGGGGCACGCCCGACGACGTCGAGCTCGCCGCCCTCGTCGCCGGGATCGTCGCCGCGCGCGCCACCCGTGACGACGACGCGGCGGCGCCCGCGCCCGTCTCCCCGTGGGCCGACCACGCGCGCCGGCTGCGGCCCGGCCCGCTGCCCGGCCCGGGCTCCTGGCGCTGGTCGCTGCACCCGTAG
- a CDS encoding acyl-CoA carboxylase subunit beta: MTSQSTSLGTAAKLADLADRNAELERAEAVARDKQHARGKKSARERIEALLDEGSFVELDAFATHRSTNFGLADRKPAGDGVVVGHGTVDGRQVCIYSQDFSVFGGSLGEVHGQKITKVMDLALRTGVPLVGISDGGGARIQEGVAALTQFAEIFRRNVAASGVIPQISLILGPSAGGAVYSPALTDFIIMADGTSHMFITGPDVIKAVTGEEVGFEELGGAATHNERSGVAHYLAEDEDDAIDYARALLAFLPANNLSDPPAWPAEDEALEVSEADLELDALVPDSDNQPYDMRTVVEHVLDDGELLEVQALYAPNVITAFGHVEGRPVGIIANQPLQMAGTLDIAASEKAARFVRTCDAFNIPVLTFVDVPGFLPGTDQEWNGIIRRGAKLIYAYAEATVPLVTVITRKAYGGAYIVMGSKQLGADVNLAWPTAQIAVMGSGGAVNILQRGALRKVADEGGDVEAERARLVAEYEDALVNPWDAAARGYVDAVIAPSDTRVQIVRALRALRTKRASRPARKHGNIPL; encoded by the coding sequence GTGACCTCGCAATCGACCTCCCTCGGCACGGCCGCCAAGCTCGCCGACCTCGCCGACCGCAACGCCGAGCTCGAGCGCGCCGAGGCCGTCGCGCGCGACAAGCAGCACGCCCGGGGCAAGAAGAGCGCCCGCGAGCGCATCGAGGCGCTCCTGGACGAGGGCAGCTTCGTCGAGCTCGACGCCTTCGCCACCCACCGCTCGACCAACTTCGGCCTCGCGGACCGCAAGCCGGCCGGGGACGGCGTCGTCGTCGGGCACGGCACCGTCGACGGGCGCCAGGTGTGCATCTACTCCCAGGACTTCTCGGTCTTCGGCGGGAGCCTCGGGGAGGTGCACGGCCAGAAGATCACCAAGGTCATGGACCTCGCGCTGCGCACCGGGGTGCCCCTCGTCGGCATCTCCGACGGCGGTGGCGCGCGCATCCAGGAGGGCGTCGCCGCCCTCACCCAGTTCGCCGAGATCTTCCGCCGCAACGTCGCGGCCTCGGGGGTGATCCCGCAGATCTCCCTCATCCTCGGGCCGAGCGCGGGTGGGGCCGTCTACTCCCCCGCCCTCACCGACTTCATCATCATGGCCGACGGCACGTCGCACATGTTCATCACCGGCCCGGACGTCATCAAGGCGGTCACCGGTGAGGAGGTCGGCTTCGAGGAGCTCGGCGGGGCCGCCACCCACAACGAGCGCTCCGGCGTCGCGCACTACCTCGCCGAGGACGAGGACGACGCCATCGACTACGCGCGAGCGCTGCTCGCCTTCCTGCCCGCGAACAACCTCAGCGACCCTCCGGCGTGGCCCGCCGAGGACGAGGCGCTCGAGGTGAGCGAGGCGGACCTCGAGCTCGATGCCCTCGTCCCGGACTCCGACAACCAGCCCTACGACATGCGCACCGTCGTCGAGCACGTCCTCGACGACGGTGAGCTGCTCGAGGTCCAGGCGCTCTACGCGCCGAACGTCATCACCGCGTTCGGCCACGTCGAGGGCCGCCCGGTCGGCATCATCGCCAACCAGCCGCTGCAGATGGCCGGCACGCTCGACATCGCCGCGTCGGAGAAGGCCGCCCGCTTCGTGCGCACGTGCGACGCCTTCAACATCCCCGTCCTCACGTTCGTCGACGTGCCCGGCTTCCTCCCGGGCACCGACCAGGAGTGGAACGGGATCATCCGCCGCGGCGCCAAGCTCATCTACGCCTACGCCGAGGCGACCGTCCCGCTCGTCACGGTGATCACCCGCAAGGCCTACGGCGGGGCGTACATCGTCATGGGCTCCAAACAGCTCGGCGCGGACGTCAACCTCGCGTGGCCGACGGCGCAGATCGCGGTCATGGGGTCCGGCGGCGCCGTCAACATCCTCCAGCGGGGGGCGCTGCGGAAGGTCGCCGACGAGGGCGGGGACGTCGAGGCCGAGCGGGCGCGGCTCGTCGCCGAGTACGAGGACGCGCTCGTCAACCCGTGGGACGCCGCCGCCCGGGGCTACGTGGACGCCGTCATCGCGCCGTCGGACACCCGTGTCCAGATCGTCCGGGCACTGCGGGCGCTGCGCACCAAGCGCGCCTCGCGGCCCGCCCGCAAGCACGGGAACATCCCGCTGTGA
- a CDS encoding DsbA family protein, translated as MSSSRARVVVPVLLLLVVVAVVAGLLVGRGNDEEPSAAPTATATAPATAEPEPATEATAPDLTRRTEGDAMALGPVDAPVGIVVYSDYSCTYCQRWAQETLPTLAAYAEEGDVRLESRDVAILGEDSERAAVAAAAAARQGAYWEYHDLLMSDLQARSEEDLVAFAEQAGLDVEQFRADLTDPEVLAVVDQNMQEAQAVGLQSTPSFIVGGTPVVGAQPTDVFVEIIEAELGS; from the coding sequence ATGTCCTCCTCCCGCGCCCGGGTCGTCGTGCCCGTGCTCCTCCTGCTCGTCGTCGTGGCGGTCGTGGCCGGGCTCCTCGTTGGGCGCGGGAACGACGAGGAGCCGTCGGCTGCCCCGACCGCCACCGCGACCGCCCCTGCGACCGCCGAGCCCGAGCCCGCCACCGAGGCGACCGCCCCGGACCTCACCCGGCGCACCGAGGGCGACGCGATGGCGCTCGGCCCGGTCGACGCCCCGGTGGGCATCGTCGTGTACTCCGACTACTCCTGCACGTACTGCCAGCGGTGGGCGCAGGAGACGCTCCCGACCCTGGCCGCCTACGCCGAGGAGGGCGACGTCCGCCTCGAGTCGCGCGACGTCGCGATCCTCGGGGAGGACTCCGAGCGGGCCGCCGTCGCCGCGGCCGCCGCGGCGCGCCAGGGCGCCTACTGGGAGTACCACGACCTGCTCATGTCCGACCTCCAGGCGCGCTCCGAGGAGGACCTCGTCGCGTTCGCCGAGCAGGCAGGGCTCGACGTCGAGCAGTTCCGGGCCGACCTCACCGACCCGGAGGTCCTCGCCGTCGTCGACCAGAACATGCAGGAGGCGCAGGCGGTGGGCCTGCAGTCCACGCCGAGCTTCATCGTCGGCGGCACCCCGGTCGTGGGCGCCCAGCCCACCGACGTCTTCGTCGAGATCATCGAGGCCGAGCTCGGCTCCTGA
- a CDS encoding biotin--[acetyl-CoA-carboxylase] ligase — MDAAPFARLERLAEAASTNTVLREAATADPSGWPHLSAVLAAHQTAGRGRAGRRWQTPPGAALTASVLVRPRVPAERLPWLTLLAGLAVVRGFPGAVGLKWPNDVLVADAGTELPGWGTARKVGGILTELLPGRPPAAVVGIGVNLTQGPEDLPVPSATSLALAGLPAPTAPELLTAVGRELAGLLARWEAHDGDAQAAGLLADVADRCLTLGRPVRVDLPGAAPLHGTARAIDDAGRLLVRDAAGREHAVLAGDVLHVRGEDMDSDDSPPPKR, encoded by the coding sequence GTGGACGCCGCCCCTTTCGCCCGGCTCGAGCGCCTCGCCGAGGCGGCCTCGACGAACACGGTCCTGCGCGAGGCCGCCACCGCCGACCCCTCCGGGTGGCCGCACCTGTCGGCCGTCCTCGCCGCGCACCAGACCGCGGGTCGCGGCCGGGCCGGGCGCCGGTGGCAGACCCCGCCGGGTGCCGCCCTCACGGCCTCCGTCCTCGTGCGGCCGCGGGTGCCGGCCGAGCGGCTGCCGTGGCTCACGCTCCTCGCCGGGCTGGCCGTCGTGCGCGGCTTCCCCGGCGCCGTCGGGCTCAAGTGGCCCAACGACGTCCTCGTCGCGGACGCCGGCACGGAGCTGCCCGGGTGGGGCACCGCCCGCAAGGTCGGCGGGATCCTCACCGAGCTGCTGCCCGGGCGCCCACCGGCCGCCGTCGTCGGCATCGGCGTCAACCTCACCCAGGGTCCGGAGGACCTGCCCGTCCCCTCGGCCACCTCGCTCGCCCTCGCCGGCCTGCCCGCCCCGACGGCGCCGGAGCTGCTCACCGCCGTCGGCCGCGAGCTCGCCGGGCTCCTGGCCCGGTGGGAGGCGCACGACGGCGACGCCCAGGCGGCCGGCCTGCTCGCCGACGTCGCCGACCGCTGCCTCACCCTCGGGCGGCCCGTGCGCGTCGACCTCCCCGGTGCCGCGCCGCTGCACGGCACCGCCCGCGCCATCGACGACGCCGGCCGTCTCCTCGTGCGTGACGCCGCGGGCCGCGAGCACGCCGTCCTCGCCGGCGACGTCCTCCACGTGCGCGGCGAGGACATGGACAGCGACGACTCGCCGCCGCCGAAACGTTAA
- a CDS encoding adenylate/guanylate cyclase domain-containing protein, producing MAERVAELIGGEPSLTMVELAERAGVDLATARLFWRAMGFPNVADDAVTFTGRDAEALRAMGSLVAGVATDRATAVSLLRAQSYLADRLVLWQVEALVEDAGRRLKLDDTGARLVVLDHIADAAGLLEGQLVYAWRRQLAALVERMHVEVAGRSVEESASDTLPLPRALGFVDMVSFTSSSARLSPHELAALVQGFEFTARDVITSHGARVVKTIGDAVLFAADDVTTAARVALALLSAIHARPDLLPVRGSVVWGRVISRSGDVFGPVVNLAARLVDVAPPDTILMDPSTSERLASSPSAAEFAMVPHGPADMPGIGQMTPVELRRAAEAPAPS from the coding sequence GTGGCCGAGCGCGTCGCCGAGCTCATCGGCGGCGAGCCCAGTCTCACGATGGTCGAGCTCGCCGAGCGGGCGGGCGTCGACCTCGCCACCGCGCGCCTCTTCTGGCGTGCCATGGGCTTCCCGAACGTCGCCGACGACGCCGTGACGTTCACCGGGCGCGACGCCGAGGCGCTGCGCGCCATGGGCTCCCTCGTCGCCGGCGTGGCAACCGACCGGGCGACCGCGGTGTCCCTCCTGCGCGCCCAGAGCTACCTGGCCGACCGGCTCGTCCTGTGGCAGGTGGAGGCGCTCGTCGAGGACGCCGGCCGCCGGCTCAAGCTCGACGACACCGGTGCCCGGCTCGTCGTCCTCGACCACATCGCCGACGCCGCGGGCCTGCTCGAGGGGCAGCTCGTCTACGCGTGGCGCCGCCAGCTCGCCGCCCTCGTCGAGCGGATGCACGTCGAGGTCGCCGGGCGGTCGGTCGAGGAGTCGGCGAGCGACACGCTGCCGCTGCCCCGCGCGCTCGGCTTCGTCGACATGGTCTCCTTCACGTCGAGCTCGGCGCGGCTGAGCCCGCACGAGCTCGCCGCCCTCGTCCAGGGCTTCGAGTTCACCGCGCGCGACGTCATCACCTCCCACGGCGCACGCGTCGTCAAGACCATCGGCGACGCCGTCCTGTTCGCCGCCGACGACGTCACGACGGCGGCGCGCGTCGCCCTCGCCCTGCTCTCGGCGATCCACGCCCGGCCCGACCTGCTGCCCGTGCGCGGGTCGGTGGTCTGGGGCCGGGTGATCTCCCGCTCCGGCGACGTCTTCGGGCCCGTCGTCAACCTCGCGGCCCGGCTCGTCGACGTCGCACCGCCCGACACGATCCTCATGGACCCCTCGACGAGCGAGCGGCTGGCGAGCTCCCCGTCCGCGGCCGAGTTCGCCATGGTGCCGCACGGGCCGGCGGACATGCCGGGTATCGGGCAGATGACGCCGGTCGAGCTGCGTCGGGCCGCCGAGGCGCCCGCACCCTCCTGA
- a CDS encoding family 16 glycoside hydrolase — MLERTAVSTGGHRPWFRRTVAVLGAGAVLGAGLAAPALADDLPAQTPGVTLRTYQLAQDPGEVCTLRSATTPNVDKLMPTIDWRTDEEFGASDNFITHALANLHVPADGEYGLRVTNDDGALVYIDGQLVLENDGPNDSTSVEATVSLTAGVHDLRVEHYEGSFNQRLSLYWQPPGASSFELVPTTALSTDAEVVRVTAPGVKFCEGATDTPGDGLRLYDVNPNYELVDLRPEGFEPAVSALDFTEDGDLVVVTAGQVSPGGWQPDPYTGQVYILEGAQEADGPEDVTYRLVHDGLFNPMGVDVIGDSIFVSERDGLTELVPDPQATDPETAAYVRNPEHEDGKFATWPDGGNFHEFAFGLVHDEENFYLNLSVAINNGGASTNPQPAPNRGTTIAVDRETGEVELVAGGLRTPNGIGWGGTDGQDLFAMDNQGDWLPSSKLVHIKPGRFFNHYTNPAGPFDDQPVTQPVVWVPQNEIGNSPSAPFQLTDGPFAGQMLFGDVTYGGLQRAFLEEVDGEYQGAVFRHTAGLEAGVNRTIVGPDGAIYVGGIGEAGNWGESGKLRYGLQKLEPVSEDNFDIAEMRVVEGGFELEYTQPLSQETAAALAEAYEVTQWRYVPTASYGGPKVGEVTLPVTGAELSEDGTTVTLAIDGLEPGHVVHVRSPRPFQDATGQELWSTEAWYTLNSLPGYVGPEDRGYYEAEEATLLGGANPHDEHNGYSGTGFAQGVQQVGAEVRFTATVEEAGTYPVHLRYSNGPHPFAGTKTMSLYLNGEKVGPWELPTTGDWKTWATVTRELPLDAGTNTIALRYDTGDDGNVNLDALSVGAADMCVAEPADEGYTALFDGTLESFADWRLAGAGSFGRYEDCSLRGSGGMGLLWYAEQEFGDYSLKLDWKLVKDDNGGVFVGFPDPGNDPWVAVNQGYEIQIDATDAADRTTGAVYTFQGADAAAVEQSLNPVGSWNSYEIVVDGDNIKIFLNGTLVNDFTSTDPARDLSSGFVGIQNHGGGETVFYRDIQVKELTDEPAEPVHVPAEQVSVQLFSLIPWVGEAGLEPVLARLAEIGLQNIEPFGGSFAGYTAAEFRALTDAVGLDVPSSHYDVAEGSFDSTLDYVRTLGQEYVGSGGFAAPGIGSYEDTLATAETLDRLGERSVAAGVGKVFGHNHAGEFTTTYTHDGEQMSAWEILVEETDPQYVTFELDVAWAADAGIDVPALLEEHGDRIELLHVKDATNLDAPGNPTFTNLGEGDVDLQAILAAAQEHADIAYYVLEYDLAPRGEEFVTTGFEYLTGQEAGEPGTRPVTVTPAAVTFTDEPGTADDGYTVPRTPGVEYVVDGQVVAAGSYAGTGTVTVTARALAGYVVADGAGAQWSHTFSTDDGQPTDPHTAMAQLRATLAGHVAAGTVAGPIASQLTNALDQAARHLDGDRTTQALRALERFVTHLENPKRPDTLAPAARAELHEDVEVVIDLIG, encoded by the coding sequence ATGCTCGAACGCACCGCCGTGTCCACCGGGGGGCACCGACCATGGTTCCGCCGCACCGTCGCCGTTCTCGGCGCCGGCGCCGTCCTGGGTGCCGGGCTGGCCGCGCCGGCCCTGGCCGACGACCTGCCCGCACAGACCCCGGGCGTCACCCTGCGGACCTACCAGCTCGCACAGGACCCGGGCGAGGTCTGCACGCTGCGGTCCGCGACGACGCCCAACGTCGACAAGCTCATGCCGACGATCGACTGGCGCACCGACGAGGAGTTCGGGGCCTCGGACAACTTCATCACCCACGCCCTGGCCAACCTCCACGTCCCCGCGGACGGGGAGTACGGCCTGCGCGTGACCAACGACGACGGCGCGCTCGTCTACATCGACGGGCAGCTCGTCCTGGAGAACGACGGCCCCAACGACTCGACGTCCGTCGAGGCGACCGTGAGCCTCACCGCCGGCGTCCACGACCTGCGCGTCGAGCACTACGAGGGCAGCTTCAACCAGCGCCTCAGCCTCTACTGGCAGCCGCCGGGCGCGTCCTCCTTCGAGCTCGTCCCGACCACGGCGCTGAGCACCGACGCCGAGGTGGTCCGCGTGACCGCGCCCGGCGTGAAGTTCTGCGAGGGCGCGACCGACACCCCCGGTGACGGCCTGCGGCTCTACGACGTCAACCCGAACTACGAGCTCGTGGACCTGCGCCCCGAGGGCTTCGAGCCCGCGGTCTCGGCGCTCGACTTCACCGAGGACGGCGACCTCGTCGTCGTCACCGCCGGCCAGGTGAGCCCCGGCGGCTGGCAGCCCGACCCGTACACCGGGCAGGTCTACATCCTCGAGGGCGCCCAGGAGGCCGACGGCCCGGAGGACGTCACCTACCGGCTCGTCCACGACGGGCTGTTCAACCCCATGGGCGTCGACGTCATCGGCGACTCGATCTTCGTCTCCGAGCGCGACGGCCTCACCGAGCTCGTCCCGGACCCGCAGGCCACCGACCCGGAGACGGCCGCCTACGTCCGCAACCCGGAGCACGAGGACGGCAAGTTCGCCACGTGGCCCGACGGTGGGAACTTCCACGAGTTCGCCTTCGGCCTGGTCCACGACGAGGAGAACTTCTACCTCAACCTCTCCGTGGCCATCAACAACGGTGGCGCCTCGACCAACCCGCAGCCCGCGCCCAACCGCGGCACGACGATCGCGGTGGACCGGGAGACCGGTGAGGTCGAGCTCGTCGCCGGCGGCCTGCGCACCCCCAACGGCATCGGGTGGGGCGGCACCGACGGGCAGGACCTGTTCGCCATGGACAACCAGGGCGACTGGCTGCCGAGCTCCAAGCTCGTCCACATCAAGCCCGGCCGCTTCTTCAACCACTACACCAACCCGGCCGGCCCCTTCGACGACCAGCCGGTGACCCAGCCGGTCGTGTGGGTGCCGCAGAACGAGATCGGCAACTCCCCGAGCGCGCCCTTCCAGCTCACCGACGGCCCGTTCGCCGGGCAGATGCTCTTCGGCGACGTCACCTACGGCGGCCTGCAGCGCGCGTTCCTCGAGGAGGTGGACGGCGAGTACCAGGGCGCCGTCTTCCGCCACACCGCGGGCCTGGAGGCCGGCGTCAACCGCACGATCGTCGGGCCCGACGGCGCGATCTACGTCGGCGGCATCGGCGAGGCCGGCAACTGGGGGGAGTCGGGCAAGCTGCGCTACGGCCTGCAGAAGCTCGAGCCGGTGAGCGAGGACAACTTCGACATCGCCGAGATGCGCGTCGTCGAGGGCGGCTTCGAGCTCGAGTACACCCAGCCGCTGTCCCAGGAGACCGCCGCGGCGCTCGCCGAGGCCTACGAGGTCACCCAGTGGCGCTACGTGCCGACGGCCAGCTACGGCGGCCCGAAGGTGGGCGAGGTGACCCTGCCCGTCACCGGCGCGGAGCTCTCGGAGGACGGCACCACCGTCACGCTGGCCATCGACGGCCTCGAGCCGGGGCACGTCGTCCACGTCCGCTCCCCGCGTCCCTTCCAGGACGCCACGGGCCAGGAGCTGTGGAGCACCGAGGCCTGGTACACCCTCAACTCCCTGCCCGGCTACGTCGGCCCGGAGGACCGCGGCTACTACGAGGCCGAGGAGGCCACGCTGCTCGGCGGGGCGAACCCCCACGACGAGCACAACGGCTACTCCGGCACGGGCTTCGCCCAGGGCGTCCAGCAGGTCGGCGCCGAGGTCCGCTTCACGGCCACGGTCGAGGAGGCCGGCACCTACCCGGTCCACCTGCGGTACTCCAACGGACCGCACCCGTTCGCGGGCACGAAGACCATGTCGCTCTACCTCAACGGCGAGAAGGTCGGGCCGTGGGAGCTGCCCACCACCGGTGACTGGAAGACCTGGGCCACCGTGACCCGCGAGCTGCCGCTCGACGCGGGGACCAACACCATCGCGCTGCGCTACGACACGGGGGACGACGGCAACGTCAACCTCGACGCGCTGTCCGTGGGCGCCGCCGACATGTGCGTGGCCGAACCCGCGGACGAGGGGTACACCGCGCTCTTCGACGGCACCCTCGAGAGCTTCGCCGACTGGCGCCTCGCCGGCGCCGGGTCCTTCGGCCGCTACGAGGACTGCTCGCTGCGCGGCTCCGGCGGGATGGGGCTGCTCTGGTACGCCGAGCAGGAGTTCGGGGACTACAGCCTCAAGCTCGACTGGAAGCTCGTCAAGGACGACAACGGCGGTGTGTTCGTCGGCTTCCCGGACCCGGGCAACGACCCGTGGGTCGCCGTCAACCAGGGCTACGAGATCCAGATCGACGCCACCGACGCTGCGGACCGTACGACCGGTGCGGTCTACACCTTCCAGGGGGCGGACGCCGCGGCGGTGGAGCAGTCGCTCAACCCGGTGGGCTCGTGGAACAGCTACGAGATCGTCGTCGACGGGGACAACATCAAGATCTTCCTCAACGGCACCCTCGTCAACGACTTCACGAGCACCGACCCGGCACGTGACCTCAGCTCCGGGTTCGTCGGCATCCAGAACCACGGCGGGGGTGAGACGGTCTTCTACCGCGACATCCAGGTCAAGGAGCTGACCGACGAGCCGGCGGAGCCGGTCCACGTGCCCGCCGAGCAGGTCTCCGTCCAGCTCTTCTCGCTCATCCCGTGGGTGGGCGAGGCGGGCCTGGAGCCGGTGCTCGCGCGGCTCGCCGAGATCGGCCTGCAGAACATCGAGCCGTTCGGCGGCAGCTTCGCCGGCTACACGGCGGCGGAGTTCCGGGCGCTGACCGACGCCGTCGGCCTGGACGTCCCGTCCTCGCACTACGACGTCGCCGAGGGGAGCTTCGACAGCACGCTGGACTACGTCCGGACTCTGGGCCAGGAGTACGTGGGCTCGGGCGGGTTCGCCGCCCCCGGCATCGGGTCCTACGAGGACACCCTCGCCACGGCGGAGACGCTCGACCGGCTCGGTGAGCGGTCCGTGGCGGCAGGCGTGGGCAAGGTCTTCGGCCACAACCACGCCGGGGAGTTCACCACGACCTACACCCACGACGGCGAGCAGATGTCGGCCTGGGAGATCCTCGTCGAGGAGACCGACCCGCAGTACGTGACGTTCGAGCTCGACGTCGCCTGGGCGGCGGACGCCGGGATCGACGTCCCGGCGCTCCTCGAGGAGCACGGTGACCGCATCGAGCTGCTCCACGTCAAGGACGCGACGAACCTCGACGCGCCCGGCAACCCGACCTTCACCAACCTCGGTGAGGGCGACGTCGACCTCCAGGCCATCCTCGCGGCGGCCCAGGAGCACGCGGACATCGCGTACTACGTCCTGGAGTACGACCTCGCGCCGCGTGGCGAGGAGTTCGTCACCACCGGGTTCGAGTACCTCACGGGGCAGGAGGCCGGGGAGCCCGGCACGCGCCCGGTGACGGTGACGCCGGCGGCGGTGACCTTCACCGACGAGCCCGGCACCGCCGACGACGGCTACACCGTGCCCCGCACGCCCGGGGTGGAGTACGTCGTCGACGGGCAGGTCGTCGCGGCCGGCTCGTACGCCGGGACCGGGACGGTGACCGTCACGGCGCGGGCACTGGCCGGGTACGTGGTGGCCGACGGGGCGGGGGCGCAGTGGTCGCACACGTTCTCGACCGACGACGGCCAGCCCACCGACCCGCACACCGCGATGGCGCAGCTCCGCGCGACCCTCGCGGGTCACGTGGCGGCCGGGACCGTCGCCGGGCCGATCGCCTCGCAGCTGACGAACGCGCTCGACCAGGCGGCCCGTCACCTCGACGGTGACCGCACCACCCAGGCGCTGCGCGCGCTCGAGCGGTTCGTCACGCACCTGGAGAACCCGAAGCGGCCCGACACCCTCGCCCCCGCGGCGCGGGCGGAGCTGCACGAGGACGTGGAGGTGGTCATCGACCTCATCGGCTGA